One Xenopus tropicalis strain Nigerian chromosome 8, UCB_Xtro_10.0, whole genome shotgun sequence genomic window carries:
- the LOC100492352 gene encoding cyclin-O protein B, which produces METLSVGKRKRRREEEQEEEIISPGCSPEFKRAKPQGDLRGTSTPTAEEPVPEGEPWNTLTNLADALQTFREYGEECYLYKKGLEGDYQMENFLENQKEINPTSWNYITTLMINVHRYLRLDFQTLCLGINFLERYVSCTPTDPDTLTRVGATCLYMAYKVAELRYPLPPKHFLPLFDYRMTPAEMRHLERTILRKLLFRLGVPTIDFFLEHFSLLRLTNQEECSPAQLTRAAKSLTAARGIAALCLNQHHDFYMHKPSLMALCCLNVADKIYCYNNPVKVAPTDYPEHQIEECIEKICHLVSIGHYFLHPLLPGVYPEIFPSFNHPTTRPAATPTNQHLPEGRERTPEVASTSRDTAGSQHLEMAERSSHSQDMEGAGYVLHNTYWPTDPYRQVYMHPYMPTPPYWHLYMPPDSYWHPYMHTLPYLYPYGYIFPY; this is translated from the coding sequence ATGGAGACTCTGAGCGttggaaagagaaaaagaagaagagaagaagagcaaGAAGAGGAGATCATTTCCCCTGGGTGCAGCCCTGAATTCAAAAGGGCCAAGCCCCAGGGTGATCTGCGTGGGACCAGCACCCCTACAGCTGAAGAACCGGTGCCAGAGGGGGAGCCATGGAACACCCTGACCAACCTAGCTGATGCCCTGCAGACCTTCAGGGAGTATGGAGAGGAGTGTTACCTCTATAAAAAAGGCCTGGAGGGAGATTATCAGATGGAAAATTTCCTAGAAAATCAAAAGGAAATAAATCCAACATCCTGGAACTACATCACCACCCTAATGATTAATGTGCACAGGTACCTGAGATTGGACTTTCAGACCCTGTGCCTGGGTATAAACTTCCTGGAGCGGTATGTGTCCTGCACTCCTACTGACCCCGACACCCTAACAAGAGTGGGAGCCACTTGCCTCTACATGGCTTACAAAGTGGCTGAATTAcggtaccccctcccccccaagcacTTCCTACCTCTGTTTGACTACAGAATGACACCAGCTGAAATGCGTCACCTGGAGAGAACCATCCTAAGGAAGTTGCTGTTTCGCCTGGGGGTACCAACCATCGATTTCTTTTTGGAGCACTTCTCCCTGTTGAGACTGACCAACCAGGAGGAGTGTTCCCCTGCCCAGCTCACAAGAGCAGCCAAAAGCCTAACAGCTGCCCGAGGCATCGCAGCACTGTGCCTGAACCAACATCATGACTTCTACATGCACAAACCATCTCTCATGGCACTGTGCTGCCTCAACGTGGCAGATAAAATCTATTGTTATAACAACCCTGTAAAAGTGGCCCCCACTGACTATCCAGAACACCAAATTGAGGAGTGCATAGAAAAGATCTGCCATCTAGTCTCTATAGGCCACTACTTTTTACATCCACTACTGCCAGGAGTTTATCCAGAAATATTTCCATCTTTTAATCATCCCACCACAAGGCCTGCAGCAACACCTACCAACCAACATCTACCTGAAGGCAGAGAGAGAACACCAGAGGTGGCATCAACATCCAGGGACACAGCAGGTTCCCAGCACTTAGAGATGGCAGAAAGATCCAGCCATTCTCAGGACATGGAAGGGGCCGGTTATGTGCTACACAACACATACTGGCCCACTGATCCATACAGGCAAGTATACATGCACCCCTACATGCCAACACCTCCATACTGGCACCTATACATGCCCCCAGATtcctactggcacccatacatgcatACACTGCCATACCTTTACCCATATGGATACATATTTCCTTACTGA